One Patescibacteria group bacterium genomic window, CCAGCATTGAGGCCAAGCGCCAAGGAGTGGAGCTTTGGCGGTTCATCAACAGCCTGGGCATCAGGCATGTGGGTGAGCAAACCAGCCGCGCGTTTGCTCAACAGTTCCGCACGCTGGAAAAGCTGCAGCAAGCTGATGCGGAAACGCTGCAGGCCGTCCCAGATGTTGGCTTGGTGGTGGCTGAGAGTATCCATGCGTATTTCAAAGATCCAGAAACCAAGAAAATGCTGCAGGCGCTGGCCAGCCGGGTGCGCATTCTTCCGGTTGCTGCTGGGAAGCAGTCAGGGCCTTTGGCTGGGAAGAGCATTGTGGTGACCGGCGCGCTGGAAAATTTCAGCCGCGATGCCGCAAAGGAAGCAATTCGCAAGGCGGGCGGGAAGTGGACAGACAGCGTGAGCAAGAAAACGGATTTCGTGGTGGTAGGGGAGAATCCAGGCTCCAAGGCGGCAAAAGCGAAAGCCCTGGGGGTGAAGGTTATTGATGAGCAGGCTTTTCAAAAGTTGCTAGGGTAGCATGGACACCCTTTCCCATGCCTTGTGGCCAGCCGCGCTATTCCCCAACGCGCGGTGGCGCTGGGTGGCTGCACTGTGGGGCATTCTGTCAGACCTAGGGATGGCCGGGCCGTTGCTGTACGTCATCTCTCAGGACGGTCTACGGCAACTGTGCTGGATAACCCCGGGTTGGGTGTGCAGCGCCGCGATCCCGCACTACAACATCCCAGATGTTTGGATGCTGCCGTACACCCTGCTGCACAGTTTTGTGCCCTGGGTCATTGTTGGCGTTGGCTTATCCCTGGTTTTTCGCAAACTGTATTTCCCCATAGTTGGCTGGGGTTTGCACATCCTCCTGGATATGACCATGCATGACGGTGACTATGCCACGCAAATTTTCTACCCATTTTCCAGCTACCACCCACCATTCCTGGTAAGCTGGCAGGATAGCCGGGTCTTGCTGGTCAATTGGGTTTTGTTGGTAGCTTTGCTTGGGGTTGGTTTTTTCGTGCGAAAACGAAGGAGGAAATCCAACGTGTAGCTCTTTGGTAATGTGTATGCGACGCACTACACGCATGGGAAATGCTATACTTTAGCCATGCAACTCACCCCTGAAGAAGTAGAAAAATTGGCCAAGCTTGCCCGCCTGGAGCTCACCCCCGGGGTTCGGGAGCAATTTGCTGACCAGCTTTCCAAAATTGTGGAGTACGTGGATCAGGTGCAAGAGGTTGGCAAAGGCCTTACCGTGCAAACGGAGCGACGGACAGTAGCCGCAGCAGACCTGGCCAAAGATGCAGTTCTGGAAACGGCCACTGAGCCGCTGCTGGACTTAGCGGCAAAGCTGGAAGGGCGTTCTATTGTTGCTCCGGGCGTCAAGGCGTAACTATGGATCCTCGTCGCCTTACCATCCCTGAGCTCCACGCTGCCTACACCGCAGGTGATTTGAGCGTGGAAGCCGTCACCGGCGCGTACTTGGATGCCATTGACCGGCACGGTGCAACCGTCGGAGCGTATTTGGAAGTGTTTGGGAGCCAGGCGATTCAGCAGGCAGAGGCTTTGGATGCGCGCCTTCGTGACGGCGAAAAACCCAGCGGCCTCTTTGGTGTCCCCACGGCTGTCAAAGATAACCTTTGCCTTACCGGGACGCGCACCACAGCGGGTTCAAAAATGTTGGAACGGTACATTGCACCGTATACGGCAACCAGCGTGCAGCGGGTTATGGATGCGGGCGCGGTGGTGCTGGGGAAAACCAACTTGGATGAGTTTGCCATGGGTTCGTCAACGGAAAATTCTGCTTACCAGAAAACCACAAACCCCTGGGATGCTGCGCGCGTGCCCGGCGGTTCCTCTGGTGGTTCAGCCGCAGCAGTAGCCGCCAGCCAAGCGCTGGTTGCCTTGGGGTCAGATACCGGTGGTTCCATCCGGCAACCCGCCAGTTTCTGCGGGACAGTTGGTTTGAAGCCAACCTACGGCCGCGTGTCACGGCACGGACTCATTGCTCTGTCTTCATCATTGGATCAGGTTGGGCCATTTGCCAGAACCGTTGCTGATGCGTTTTCACTGTACACCGCACTGGTAGGGGTTGACCCGTTCGACGCAACCACGGTGCAGGCGCCTGCGTTTGATACTTCAGTGCTGAGCAAAGGTTTGCGCGGCCTCACCATTGGCGTTTTGGATACGGACATTGCCGGCATGGACGAAGAAGTTGTGGCCCGCATTACCGAAGCAACTGATTGTATGCAGAAAGCCGGCGCAACCATCAAGAAGATCTCACTTCCCCTCTCCCGGGCGAGTTTGGCCGTGTACTACCTCATTGTGTCCAGCGAAGTCTCTTCCAACCTTGGGCGGTACGATGGGGTTCGGTACGGCGGCACCGGGCAGGCGCGCACGGGCAACTACTGGCAGACCAGTATGGTTGAGCGCTCCCAAGGGTTTGGTGATGAAGCGCAACGGCGTATTCTCTTGGGTACCTACACCCTGTCCGCTGGCTATGCTGACCGGTACTACAAGCGTGCGCTGGAGTTGCAGCGGGGAATTGCTGCGGAGTTCGTGCAAGCGTTCAAAGATGTGGATGTGCTCTTTGGTCCCACGTCCCCGTCGGTCGCGTTCCGGCTGGGGGAGAAGTTTGATGACCCGCTCACTATGTACCTGTCAGACATTTTCACCGTGCCGGCCAACATAGCGAATGTGCCTGCGCTCTCACAACCCATTGGGTTTGCCAAAAAAATGCCTGTGGGTGGGCAGTTCATTGGCCCCAGCTTCCGGGAAGACCTGGTATTTCAGGCGGCTGCCGCTTTAGAACGGGAATTAACCTATGCAAATCTCGCCGCCCCGCTTGCGTGAAACGCAGCGCTCTGCTATCCATTGAGTATGGCTACGAACCAAAAACCCACCGTTGTGCTCATTGAAGATGACCCGCTGATTGCAGAAATGTACACGGCGAAATTCACCAAGGAAGGTTTTGACCTGCACCACGCCGCCGATGGTCAGGCTGGTCTGGATCTCCTCAAGACCGTCACCCCGCAGGTTGTTCTGCTGGATATCATCATGCCCAAGCTTGACGGTTTTCAAGTGCTGCAGGCACTGCGCAAGGAACCAAAGTACGCTACTCTGCCCATCATCATGCTCACCAACCTGGGCCAGGAAGAAGATGTGCAGAAAGGCCGCCAGTACGGAGCAACCGACTATTTCATTAAAACGAATTTCACCCCGGCCGCCATTGTGGACAAAGTGCGCGCCGTTCTCGCTACGCAATAATTGCATTTTTTATGACGAAAGCAGTACACCCCAAAGAAGAGCGAACGCTGGTGCTGGTGAAACCCGACGGTGTGAAGCGTGGGTTGACTGGGGAGATTATCCGTCGGTTTGAGCAGCGCAATTTGAAAGTGATTGGTTTAAAAATGATTTGGGCAACCAAGGATGAAATGCACAAGCACTACCCAAATGACGATGCATGGTTAACCCGCGTGGGGGAGAAGACCGCCAAAACCTACGAGAAGTACGGCTACGACCTTCAGGGTGAGCTTGGAACAACGGATCTCCTGGCGATTGGCAAAATGGTGCGCGGGTGGTTGCTGGACTTCATGACCAGTGGACCCGTGGTGAAGATGGTGGTTCAGGGTGTGCACGCCGTGGACATGGTCCGAAAGATTTGCGGGGTGACCATGCCCTACATGGCAGACATGGGCACCATTCGTGGCGACTACTCGGTTGACTCTGCTGCCGCTGCGAACAAGGAGAAGCGCTCGGTGCACAATCTGGTCCACGCTTCAGAAACCCCAGAAGAGGCAGCAAATGAACTGGGAAACTGGTTCACCCCAGAAGAGATCCACGGCTACAAGCGGATGGAAGAGGACATGCAGTTCTAGGGGAAGCGAGCTTTGTACGTAGTAAGAAACAACAGTTTTCCGCTTCAGTGGCCGGGGTATAGCGCAGTTGGCTAGCGCGCTTGCATGGGGTGCAAGAGGTCGCCGGTTCAAGTCCGGCTACCCCGACCACTGGTGCGGAGCTACGCCCGGAATTAAGATTTCCTCCGTTCATTGGTACGGGTTTCTTTGACGTGGAAAGTTGATTGTCCTGTTCAACGGATATGCTATATTCAGGTTCTGACAAGCGGCGAAACCTCGTACTCCGCTATATTTATGTCCGAATATCTAACCAAACAAGAATTTACCAGTTTTACTAAGGGTTTGTACGCGACTATGCGTCAGAATACCCGTGAAATTATTGAACACTTCAATCAGAGCCAGTCTCAGCAAAATGTGAGCCTTGATAGGCTAGAAAACGGCCTTCAAAGTGTTTCTGATGATGTTGTTACTATTAAAGTAGCAGTTCTCGATTTGACGAATACAGATCGTCACCTGCACAACCTTGTTGATGAATTGCATGATAAAGGGGTTGCAGTGAATAAGAAACGTATTTTTTCTTGAAGACCGCTGAATATGAAAAACACCTCTTCTCTATGATGAGGTGTTTTTCTTTCGACAAGTTACTTTGCCGACGGGGTAGTTACCAGGTACACCACCGCGGCTTTATCATCGGTAATGTACAATCGGCCATCCGCTGTCGGTAGCACATCCACGGGTCTGCCCAA contains:
- the gatA gene encoding Asp-tRNA(Asn)/Glu-tRNA(Gln) amidotransferase subunit GatA: MDPRRLTIPELHAAYTAGDLSVEAVTGAYLDAIDRHGATVGAYLEVFGSQAIQQAEALDARLRDGEKPSGLFGVPTAVKDNLCLTGTRTTAGSKMLERYIAPYTATSVQRVMDAGAVVLGKTNLDEFAMGSSTENSAYQKTTNPWDAARVPGGSSGGSAAAVAASQALVALGSDTGGSIRQPASFCGTVGLKPTYGRVSRHGLIALSSSLDQVGPFARTVADAFSLYTALVGVDPFDATTVQAPAFDTSVLSKGLRGLTIGVLDTDIAGMDEEVVARITEATDCMQKAGATIKKISLPLSRASLAVYYLIVSSEVSSNLGRYDGVRYGGTGQARTGNYWQTSMVERSQGFGDEAQRRILLGTYTLSAGYADRYYKRALELQRGIAAEFVQAFKDVDVLFGPTSPSVAFRLGEKFDDPLTMYLSDIFTVPANIANVPALSQPIGFAKKMPVGGQFIGPSFREDLVFQAAAALERELTYANLAAPLA
- a CDS encoding response regulator, with translation MATNQKPTVVLIEDDPLIAEMYTAKFTKEGFDLHHAADGQAGLDLLKTVTPQVVLLDIIMPKLDGFQVLQALRKEPKYATLPIIMLTNLGQEEDVQKGRQYGATDYFIKTNFTPAAIVDKVRAVLATQ
- a CDS encoding nucleoside-diphosphate kinase, which codes for MTKAVHPKEERTLVLVKPDGVKRGLTGEIIRRFEQRNLKVIGLKMIWATKDEMHKHYPNDDAWLTRVGEKTAKTYEKYGYDLQGELGTTDLLAIGKMVRGWLLDFMTSGPVVKMVVQGVHAVDMVRKICGVTMPYMADMGTIRGDYSVDSAAAANKEKRSVHNLVHASETPEEAANELGNWFTPEEIHGYKRMEEDMQF